Below is a window of Fimbriimonadaceae bacterium DNA.
AACAAGAAAACCACTTTGAAGGAAATGGCCAAAGCATTAAGAACCAAGCTAGAGTATGCACTGAAGCTGACTGGCGACAAAACAACTGTCTATCTCGAAGACTGGCTACCCAAAGTAACAAATGGGCGTGACCGTATATTAAAGGCCGCCAAGTCTCTGTGGCGTGCAATAAGGCATTTTTTGCCGGAAAGTTGCATGGACGGTTACGAGCGCTGCTCTAATGATCCTCAAGCAAAAAATGAGTTATGCATACTCTTGGCTCTAACCTGCGCTATGAGCTTCTTGGCACTGGATCCACGCATGCTAGCTCTTATCTCAGGACTTTTGAACTAACTATGGACTTACAAAATTCAGGGTCAGACCTTACGATCCCACTGAAAGGGGGTAGAACCCCTATCACAGGCTGATGGTTACGCTCCCGACTCGGAGTGTGGTTACTGAGGAAGACGCCGCTCGGATGGGACCTTCGCGGCCTACACGATCTGTTTTTCGCAGAATTTCGACCGTTCATCAATCCACCCCCTTTCGCAAGGGACTGCCGAAGCCGCCAGTCTACTGTCGTTTTGAATTGCCGTCGTTTTCGGCCTAGACGTCAAGAGCAAAATAAGAATAACGGAGGATAGCAGGCGGCATCAGCAACTAATGAGAGGCATGGGATTTAAGAAAGTCCGTACTGGCAAGAATGAGCAGAGCAGAGCAGCGCATCTCAGCACAGGGAGAACTTCACGGGAGGGGTGTCTTCTCTCACCAATTCACCTGGTTCAAGGTAGTTCGGGCCTCACGTTAATTTTGGATAAGCCTCAAGGTAGAACGACCAATACGTGTCTGTCTTAGCGCTCTCTATACATGCCAACTTAAGATCTCACAAAGATCCTCCTTGCCTTGTCTAGACGGAACTGCGATTTTATCAAATTGATTCAACTGGAGCTTGGGAACCATGATTACCGAAGTTGAGATAGAAGGGTTTAAGAGTTTCGGCACACCCGCCGAAAAGATTCCCCTTCGGAACCTCAATTTCCTAGTTGGAGCTAACGCCTCTGGAAAAACCAACTTTCTATCTGCCCTAAAATTTCTTCAGAACGCCGTACGCCAAGATATTGAATATGCCGCCAATGAAGTCGGAGGAAGCTTGGAGGTTCGCAACAAGCTCCTTCGTCAGCGGAATGAGCCTAAGCCCGTTAGAATTCGCATCAAGCTGGATACTGCGGTCGAATTTCCGCTTTCCAAAAAGAGCACTTGGAAGATTAACTCTTTTGAATATGAGGTCATTCTAGATCTTCGTGGGCAAATGAATGTACCGACTATCAAAAGCGAAACTATTTTCGCAAAGTTGGAGCACCAAGGTGAGAAGTCGACTTTTAGCTTAACGAGAGATGCCCTAAAAGTTTCAATCACGGACCCGATGAGCCCAAGAGATGGAAAAATAAACATCCCTGTGCCTGATCAAGAAAGGGGTCGCCTTGCGTTGGGAGTTGGGTTTTTTGCGCCTGCATGTGTAATCTTGAAGGAAGAAATCAGCCGATGGCGTTTCTACAATATTACGCCAGACATTGCTCGACAGCCTTATCGTGAAACACCCGATTGCGACCTAGGCTCTTCGGGCGAGAATCTCGCCGTCATCCTGCATAAGATCGAGGCGGCGAAAGACAAGGGTGCGAGTCATCTAGAAACCCTTGTTAATGGTCTGCGCGGAGTAGTGCCTGGGTTCAAGGGTATAAAGACCACTCGATCCCCCATAGAAGGGAAGTGGGCTTTTCAGCTCTCCGAGGAAAAAATCAAAGGATCGATCAATCCATTCTCCGCGTCCGACGGAACTATTAGATTACTGACCCTGTTGGTAATAACAACATGGATGTCTAGAAATGCTTCGCTCGTCGCCGTCGAGGAGCCCGAAAACGGAATTCATCCTCACCTATCAGAGCATATTGTAAAAATACTAAAAACTGCTTCAAAAACGACCCAACTACTCGTTACCACACACAACCCCGCTTTCCTTGATCACCTTGAACCTGATCAAGTGATTTTGTGCGACAAAATTCAAGGTTTTACAAAACTTCGCCGAGCATCCGACGTAGCAGAGGTTGAGAGCTTTCGTAAACACTTTGATCTTGGAGAACTATGGGTACAAGGCACCCTTGGAGGAATTCCTTGAAGATCGGTATTGCCGTCCAAGGACCGTCCGATCGAGAGTTTCTCGACAAAGTCCTCCACAAACACTTTCACGGGATAACATTCGACGTAAGAAACCTAAAATCCCAACACAAGTTAATTCGACAAGCTCCAGCACTTCTTGAGACCTTCCGCGGCGCAGGCTACTGCGCAGGGTTCATCCTCGTAGACCGCGATGACAGCACTTGTATCTCGGCGGTCTTTAAGCTTTTTGATAAGACTATCCAGGAAACCGCTCGTCAACCAAGAGATTCTCGTTACCTCCACATCTGTGTCGCTATTCGAGAACTGGAGGCGTGGTACCTCGCGGATTCTCAGGCTATAGCCGCAATTTTCCCAAAGGCAAGTTATTCATCCGCTGAAGAGACCGGCAGTTTGAACGCCGAAGCTAAAATACGAGATATCTGGCAACAGCAATATGGATCTTGCTCAGCAGTGAATAAAATTGATCTTGCTAAGACGATTTCAACAAAATTCCATCCCGCCAAAGCACAAACCAGATCGAAATCGTTTGCTTACTTTTGGAACATGCTCGGAAAAAAAATTGCGTCAGTCAAAATGCAGAGTTAGAGATATGCCGCCATTTATTCATGGGCTGGCAATCCCAATTAAATGATACGTGACAGCGAAATTGGAATATGCATGAACTACTGAGGTAGCTTATAGGGAGAAGAATGGCATGTTTAACATTTTGGCATACCATCATTTCCTATAAGACTTCGCGTATATAGGCACTAAGAACACAGGCCGAACTCGTCAAATCGACGGAGGGCGATTACGGCAGCTTTCCACAGCGCTCGAAATCGCCAGAGTTGCCTGTTGGACGAGCGTCCGGTAATCGAGCCGTTCAGACTTTCCGTCAACCCGCCTTCCGGTATTCCTGTTGCTGGTCGTAGGTCAGCGTCTCCCAATCCTGGTCCAGGGTGGAGTCCACTGACGATTCTTCGACTTCTTCGACGACCGTCGCATATACGGCAATCACGAGAATGAGAACGGTTAAGCCGAGAAGAAAGTAGACAGGCATGGTGACCTCCTATGTTGCTGGTGGTCCTACTGTCATGCTAGTCCCGCCGGCGGCCGGTGGCCACGAGGGAAATACCTGGTTTTCCGTGGCAACATCCCTAGCCCGGATTATTCA
It encodes the following:
- a CDS encoding AAA family ATPase, producing MITEVEIEGFKSFGTPAEKIPLRNLNFLVGANASGKTNFLSALKFLQNAVRQDIEYAANEVGGSLEVRNKLLRQRNEPKPVRIRIKLDTAVEFPLSKKSTWKINSFEYEVILDLRGQMNVPTIKSETIFAKLEHQGEKSTFSLTRDALKVSITDPMSPRDGKINIPVPDQERGRLALGVGFFAPACVILKEEISRWRFYNITPDIARQPYRETPDCDLGSSGENLAVILHKIEAAKDKGASHLETLVNGLRGVVPGFKGIKTTRSPIEGKWAFQLSEEKIKGSINPFSASDGTIRLLTLLVITTWMSRNASLVAVEEPENGIHPHLSEHIVKILKTASKTTQLLVTTHNPAFLDHLEPDQVILCDKIQGFTKLRRASDVAEVESFRKHFDLGELWVQGTLGGIP
- a CDS encoding DUF4276 family protein, which codes for MKIGIAVQGPSDREFLDKVLHKHFHGITFDVRNLKSQHKLIRQAPALLETFRGAGYCAGFILVDRDDSTCISAVFKLFDKTIQETARQPRDSRYLHICVAIRELEAWYLADSQAIAAIFPKASYSSAEETGSLNAEAKIRDIWQQQYGSCSAVNKIDLAKTISTKFHPAKAQTRSKSFAYFWNMLGKKIASVKMQS